The Spirulina subsalsa PCC 9445 region GGGCGCGTCTGTTGGAAGGCTGGACTTGGCCGGATTTGCCCCCCAAATGGTTGATCGGGTTTTCGGATATTACGAGTCTTTTGTGGAGTTTAGCCACCCAAGGCCTAGGGGGGGTACATGGTCCGGTGTTAACGACTTTAGCCCAAGAACCGGAATGGTCAAAACAGCGTCTTTTTGATTGTGTCGAAGGTCGTCCTTTAGCTCCGTTGCAGGGGCAGGCATGGCAAGGGGGAACGGTGACAGGTCGCCTCCTACCTGCTAATTTAACCGTCGCGACTCATCTTCTTTGTACACCCCTAGAACCCAACTTAGCGGGGGTGATTTTAGCCCTAGAAGATGTGGCTGAAGCTCCCTATCGTCTCGACCGAATGTTAACCCAGTGGCGACTGAGTGGGCGACTGGAGGCATTGGGGGGGCTTGCTTTGGGGCGGTTTAGTCGCTGTGAGGGAAATCCTGAGACTTGGACGGTGGAGGAAATGTTACGCGATCGCCTTTCGGATCTCCCTTGTCCCATTGTCGCCGACCTACCCTTTGGCCACGACGGCCCCAACGCAGCCCTTCCTGTGGGAGCCGTGGTGACTCTGGACGGAGAGCAAGGGGTTTTGTCTTTTGTTGCGAAACCTCAAGAGAAAGGATAAAGGGTCTAGCGCAAGATGATAAGCTAACAAATGCCCTAAAAAACTTTTTAGAATAAAACGGAGTTTCTATGGCTGGGTCAACCCAGGAACCT contains the following coding sequences:
- a CDS encoding LD-carboxypeptidase, whose protein sequence is MFSPLLFPPPLQPGDTLEIIAPSGALKEYSALAAGVKVWQDRGYEIALCDSWRQRYGYLAGSDLQRRQALLDAWQGVAQGVLCARGGYGGARLLEGWTWPDLPPKWLIGFSDITSLLWSLATQGLGGVHGPVLTTLAQEPEWSKQRLFDCVEGRPLAPLQGQAWQGGTVTGRLLPANLTVATHLLCTPLEPNLAGVILALEDVAEAPYRLDRMLTQWRLSGRLEALGGLALGRFSRCEGNPETWTVEEMLRDRLSDLPCPIVADLPFGHDGPNAALPVGAVVTLDGEQGVLSFVAKPQEKG